AACCGGACCGTTTCAGGAGTTCATCGTGCCCGTGCGCCTCACGCCGCCCGCCGGGGCGAGCAGCCGCGCCTTTACCGTGAAGTACGACGCCATCGTGCATCAGGTCGTCACGCACAACGTTCTCGTCTCCATCCGGCAGGACTGGGAGGGCGGCGTGGCCCCCGAACACCCGCTGGAACTCGGCGTCATCCGCACCGACACCCGCACGGGCACGGTGCCGCCCCTCGTGGTCGAGCGGGAGGGCGGCGGTCTGTGGGGCGGCTTTGTCGGCCTGCTGCGGCTGGGGATGACGCACATCGCGGAGGGCACCGACCACCTGCTCTTCCTCCTGGTGCTGCTGCTGCCCGCCCCGCTGCTGGCGCGCACGGCGCTGAAACCGCCCCGTTGGGGGGAGTTCGGCGGGGCGCGGCGCTCGCTCGTCAACATCCTCAAGATCGTCACGGCCTTCACCATTGGACACTCGCTGACGCTGCTGCTGGGGACCTTCCGGCTGGTGGAGCTGCCCACGCAACCCATCGAGGCGCTGATCGCCTTCTCCATCCTCGTCTCGGCGGTCCACGCGCTGCGCCCGATCTTCCCCGGTCGGGAGGCGGGGGTGGCGGCGGGCTTCGGGCTGATTCACGGGCTGGCCTTCTCGTTCACGCTGGCGGAGTTCGACCTCACCGCCGGGCAGATGGCGGTGAGCCTGCTGGGCTTCAACATCGGCATCGAGCTGATGCAACTGCTCGTCATCGCCGTGACGATGCCGTGGCTCATCCTCCTCGCGCGCACGTCCGTCTATACCCCCGTGCGCGTGGTCGGGGCGGGCGTGGCGGCGCTGGCGGCGCTCGGCTGGCTGGGGCAGCGCCTCCTCGGAACCGACAACCCCCTGAGCCTCCTCGCCGACGGACTCGGCACTCACGCCATGTGGATCATCGGCGGCCTCGCGGTGCTGGCCGTGCTGGCGACGCTGGTTTCGCGTCAGGGACCCGGCGTGGGGCGTCCGTTGCCGTGAGGTGGGGTGAGGGAGAGGGAATTGAGGTATTGACTGTTTGGGGGGCCAGGCTCGTTCACCCCCTCCCGGCCTCCCCCCTCAAGGGGGAGGGGCTAAAAAGCCGATGCCCACGTCTCCTTTCTCCCCCCTTGTGACGCCTGATGTGCAATAGAAAGCCAGCGTGCCGAACGTGCTTTTTACTCCCTCTCCCCTTGCGGGAGAGGGCTGGGGAGAGGGGTGACGAGCGACGCTCGTCCTCTTGCTGCACGACGAAGACGCTTCCACCGCCCAACTCGCAATTCACATCAGGCGTTTGTGGGAGGGGGTGACGACCACCGCTCGTCCTTCTGCCAGACGATAAACACTCCTCCCAACACCACCTCGCACCAAACGTTCAAGGGGAAGGAGTAGAACATCCCCACGGAGGTCTCCCCTATGCGCTTTCCCCTCAAACTCTGGATCGGCGCGGCCCTGACGCTGCCCCTCGCCCTCCTCGCGCACGGGGCCGCCGGGGGTGGGGGCGCTCCCTCCGCCTCCGCGTCCTGCACCCAGAGCGACACGACCGCGCGGGTGGTCTGTGCCGCCGACGCCTTCATGGCGACCCTGAGCGCGTCCCAGCGGGAGACCCTCCTTGAGGACTACTCGGCGACGAACGCGGTGAAGTGGTCGAACCTGCCGTGCGGCTCGAATTGCCGGGTGGGAGTGCAACTGAGCGACCTCACCGCCGCGCAGCGGGCCGCCGCCGAGGCAGTTGTGGCCGCCGCGACGGGCCGCACGGCCAACGAGGGCTTCGACGAGGTGCGGCAGATTCGCGCGGCGGACGACGTGCTGGGGGCCGCGCAGGCGAGCGGGGAGGGCGGGGGACCGGGCGCGGGTGGCCCACCCTCGGGACCGCCCCCCGGAGGAGACCCGAACGGCGGCCCCCCACCCGGAGCGCCGGAGGGCGGACCTCCAGCCGGGGGACCGGGCGGTGGTCCCGGCGGTGGTCTCAGCGGTTACGACGCCGACTTCTACTTCATCGCCTTCCTGGGCACGCCCTCCACCACGGGCACCTGGCAGCTCCAGTTCGGCGGGCACCACCTCGCGGTGAACGTCACCTTCAAGGGCGGCAGGGTAGCGGGCAGCACCCCGGAGTTCGTGGGCGTCGAGCCGAGGACGTGGACGACGGGAGGCAGAACCTACGCCCCCCTGAATCAGGAACGCGGCGGAATGCGCGCCCTGCTCGCGTCCCTGAGCGCCACGCAGCGGGAGCGCGCGAGGCTGAGTCCCCGCTTCAGCGACGTGCTG
The sequence above is a segment of the Deinococcus sp. YIM 134068 genome. Coding sequences within it:
- a CDS encoding HupE/UreJ family protein; the encoded protein is MTLPRIPLLPWLLALVLALLGRAGAHPMPTTLVQLNIHGGYVDADLDLPFNELQLATRWNLVGNANALAQYGERVRAYLREHLTVTTPGGQPWTVSVGEPEVSEAEQTATGPFQEFIVPVRLTPPAGASSRAFTVKYDAIVHQVVTHNVLVSIRQDWEGGVAPEHPLELGVIRTDTRTGTVPPLVVEREGGGLWGGFVGLLRLGMTHIAEGTDHLLFLLVLLLPAPLLARTALKPPRWGEFGGARRSLVNILKIVTAFTIGHSLTLLLGTFRLVELPTQPIEALIAFSILVSAVHALRPIFPGREAGVAAGFGLIHGLAFSFTLAEFDLTAGQMAVSLLGFNIGIELMQLLVIAVTMPWLILLARTSVYTPVRVVGAGVAALAALGWLGQRLLGTDNPLSLLADGLGTHAMWIIGGLAVLAVLATLVSRQGPGVGRPLP
- a CDS encoding DUF3500 domain-containing protein, with the translated sequence MRFPLKLWIGAALTLPLALLAHGAAGGGGAPSASASCTQSDTTARVVCAADAFMATLSASQRETLLEDYSATNAVKWSNLPCGSNCRVGVQLSDLTAAQRAAAEAVVAAATGRTANEGFDEVRQIRAADDVLGAAQASGEGGGPGAGGPPSGPPPGGDPNGGPPPGAPEGGPPAGGPGGGPGGGLSGYDADFYFIAFLGTPSTTGTWQLQFGGHHLAVNVTFKGGRVAGSTPEFVGVEPRTWTTGGRTYAPLNQERGGMRALLASLSATQRERARLSPRFSDVLLGPGKDGQFPQEEQGLPVSALNEGQRALVLAAIAPWVRDASGDAAARLLATYRAELDRTYVAYSGTTALNANADYVRISGPHVWIEFVCQNGVVYADQIHYHTIWRDKESDYGGSFFY